A region from the Hypericibacter adhaerens genome encodes:
- a CDS encoding ThiF family adenylyltransferase, with the protein MTDGRYLRHSAIDWFTQDALKAARIAVIGAGAVGNEVMKNLALLGVGIIDVFDPDTIEEHNLTRSVLFRDSDIGQTKASVAAQRVQELDPGVRANAYVGDFWKTLTFDLLNATTTIFCCVDNFEARIRCNTLAYLAKKDLVVVGLDSRYGSVELFPFGSGQQGGCYECALPPSVYQKISKRYSCGWLKKASFIEGKIPTTIITASAASSVAVSLGLRFGGATEAQSAKILIDTIAGTSSRNTVGINPECPCCQRLPETARLLASDRLIVDEKLALDAEIAIEASEPILVSYTVDGSETIVWESASKFDDTFPATISERPDDVILDIRDHFTLGEIVGRFSGRSMPCKFLVCRTEPPLIVEMRGGNA; encoded by the coding sequence TGACGGACGGTCGCTATCTTCGCCATTCAGCCATCGATTGGTTCACACAAGACGCTCTTAAGGCCGCCCGTATCGCTGTCATTGGCGCAGGCGCGGTCGGCAACGAGGTGATGAAGAACCTCGCCCTCCTCGGCGTCGGGATCATCGACGTCTTCGATCCCGACACGATCGAAGAACACAACCTGACCCGAAGCGTCCTGTTTCGGGATTCCGATATTGGCCAGACGAAGGCGAGCGTGGCGGCGCAACGTGTCCAGGAACTCGACCCCGGCGTCCGAGCGAATGCCTATGTCGGCGACTTCTGGAAAACTCTCACATTCGATCTACTGAACGCGACCACAACTATTTTCTGCTGTGTCGATAATTTTGAAGCGCGAATCCGATGCAATACGCTCGCCTATCTTGCGAAGAAGGACCTGGTCGTGGTCGGGCTTGATAGTCGCTATGGAAGCGTCGAGCTCTTCCCGTTCGGCTCCGGACAACAGGGCGGATGCTATGAATGCGCCCTGCCACCATCTGTCTACCAGAAGATTAGCAAGCGCTACTCCTGTGGCTGGTTGAAGAAGGCCTCCTTCATTGAGGGTAAGATCCCGACGACGATCATCACGGCGTCCGCGGCCTCAAGCGTGGCCGTCTCGCTCGGTCTGCGCTTCGGCGGCGCAACAGAGGCGCAGTCCGCCAAGATACTTATCGACACGATAGCTGGAACCAGTTCGCGGAACACCGTAGGCATTAACCCGGAGTGCCCATGCTGCCAGCGCCTGCCCGAAACAGCCCGATTGCTGGCCAGTGATCGTCTGATTGTGGATGAGAAACTCGCACTGGATGCGGAGATCGCCATTGAGGCGAGTGAGCCAATCTTAGTCAGCTACACCGTCGATGGAAGCGAGACCATCGTGTGGGAGTCTGCTAGCAAGTTTGACGACACGTTTCCAGCGACGATTAGCGAGCGGCCGGACGACGTGATCCTCGATATTCGCGATCATTTCACCTTAGGTGAGATCGTTGGGCGCTTTAGCGGGCGGAGCATGCCGTGTAAGTTTCTCGTCTGTCGTACAGAACCACCATTGATCGTCGAGATGCGAGGGGGAAATGCCTGA